From a region of the Seleniivibrio woodruffii genome:
- a CDS encoding 4Fe-4S dicluster domain-containing protein — protein sequence MERDILLTMQDDLARALAKPSKDVKWAMLIDARKCVGCHACTVGCISENVLPPDVVYRPVFEMTSGKFPKVKMSFIPRPCQQCDAPPCVPVCPTKGLATFKSKENGLVMLNAKECISCGLCVEACPYKARTMDGSNYYTENIAVQPYETRKFSEYDGQWQRVKGESPMGNVRKCSFCLHRVKDGMLPMCTTTCIGRATYFGDINDPESLISKVMKANKTETIKSVPDSKPKTGKAVFGASKTKPRVFYVL from the coding sequence ATGGAAAGAGATATTTTATTGACTATGCAGGATGACCTCGCAAGGGCTCTTGCAAAACCGTCCAAAGACGTAAAATGGGCCATGCTCATAGATGCCAGAAAGTGCGTCGGCTGCCACGCCTGCACAGTTGGCTGTATTTCGGAAAACGTTCTGCCGCCTGATGTCGTCTATCGTCCCGTATTTGAGATGACAAGCGGAAAATTCCCTAAAGTTAAAATGTCGTTCATACCCCGCCCCTGCCAGCAGTGTGACGCACCTCCCTGCGTACCCGTATGCCCCACAAAGGGTCTGGCAACATTCAAAAGCAAAGAGAACGGACTGGTCATGCTCAACGCAAAAGAGTGCATCAGCTGCGGGCTTTGCGTCGAGGCCTGCCCCTATAAAGCCAGAACAATGGACGGCAGCAACTATTACACTGAGAACATTGCCGTTCAGCCCTATGAGACCCGCAAATTCAGCGAATATGACGGTCAGTGGCAAAGAGTTAAAGGCGAATCGCCCATGGGCAACGTCCGCAAGTGTTCCTTCTGTCTGCACAGGGTTAAGGACGGAATGCTCCCCATGTGTACAACGACCTGCATAGGCCGTGCGACATACTTCGGCGATATAAACGATCCCGAGAGCCTCATCTCCAAGGTTATGAAAGCTAACAAAACGGAGACCATCAAATCCGTTCCGGATTCAAAACCTAAGACAGGCAAAGCGGTGTTCGGCGCTTCCAAAACAAAACCCCGTGTATTCTACGTACTTTAA
- a CDS encoding sensor histidine kinase: MKKLIFKLIPNSLSRRTALLISSLAFATVIINMVIIFYFEYSSSFSTAEKYIDSQYKIMSSDLAESIITDDIYSLFTMIETVSQAIPHIDNIAVFGNEGEYVTDAKVRPESLTATISPILLTKEISAGNNRLGTITFYINRESIIRQITRKVIGLFFINIAVVIMGALVGVAIAARMTKPINDLSRQIANLDVLELPYKFNISEYASGETRNLQNVIEKLSFRLKDSIDRISEQQKELHRSERLAYLGTMSAGLAHELKNPIMAISLIIDNVASEIGDNSQWQEDFTVIRREADRLVFRLNEFLDYSKPVNLRYDEISLSALIEFIKGQTYRKVFSCMEIVFTAESDPLLVTDKDKVSQIFTILLNNSAEAGASKILCSFDESEETIKIEYEDDGCGFKEEDKAKVMLPFYTTKPTGSGLGLAICATIADAMGASVNIAEKQSRGARFVIRLPKRPQV, encoded by the coding sequence TTGAAAAAACTTATCTTCAAACTCATTCCCAACAGCCTGAGCAGACGAACGGCATTGCTGATCAGCTCGCTTGCTTTCGCCACAGTTATCATCAACATGGTGATTATTTTCTATTTTGAGTACTCTTCGTCATTTTCAACAGCGGAAAAATACATTGACTCACAATATAAGATAATGTCATCCGATCTTGCGGAATCCATCATAACAGACGACATTTACTCACTTTTTACGATGATAGAGACCGTTTCGCAGGCAATCCCCCACATTGACAACATAGCGGTATTCGGGAATGAAGGCGAATATGTAACCGACGCAAAGGTTCGGCCGGAAAGCCTGACGGCAACAATAAGCCCCATCCTTCTGACCAAGGAGATATCTGCCGGGAATAACAGGCTGGGAACGATCACTTTTTACATAAACAGGGAATCCATCATACGGCAGATCACACGAAAGGTCATCGGGCTGTTTTTTATAAATATAGCGGTGGTAATTATGGGCGCACTTGTGGGGGTGGCAATCGCCGCACGCATGACAAAGCCGATCAACGACCTCTCACGCCAGATAGCAAATCTGGATGTTCTGGAACTGCCTTATAAATTCAACATATCCGAATATGCATCAGGAGAGACACGGAACCTGCAGAACGTTATTGAAAAACTCTCTTTCAGGCTAAAAGACTCGATAGACCGCATAAGCGAACAGCAGAAGGAACTGCACCGCAGTGAACGTCTGGCATATCTGGGAACCATGTCCGCCGGACTCGCGCATGAACTGAAAAACCCCATAATGGCCATCAGTCTGATCATTGATAACGTCGCTTCGGAAATAGGAGATAATTCACAATGGCAGGAGGATTTTACAGTCATACGCAGGGAAGCGGACAGACTTGTCTTCCGCCTGAACGAGTTTCTGGACTACTCCAAACCAGTGAACCTGCGTTATGACGAGATCAGTCTCTCTGCCCTCATAGAGTTCATAAAGGGTCAGACATACCGCAAGGTGTTCAGCTGCATGGAAATAGTTTTCACTGCCGAAAGCGACCCTCTTCTTGTAACAGATAAAGATAAAGTTTCTCAAATATTTACAATCCTGCTGAACAACTCCGCCGAGGCCGGTGCATCAAAAATACTCTGCTCTTTTGATGAGTCAGAGGAAACCATCAAAATTGAATATGAAGATGACGGATGCGGATTTAAAGAGGAGGACAAAGCCAAGGTTATGCTGCCCTTCTACACCACCAAACCAACAGGCTCAGGGCTGGGACTTGCCATCTGTGCGACCATAGCCGATGCAATGGGAGCGTCGGTTAACATAGCCGAAAAGCAGAGCAGAGGAGCCAGGTTTGTAATAAGGCTTCCTAAAAGACCCCAAGTGTAA
- a CDS encoding alkaline phosphatase family protein — protein sequence MKGLIFLTALLLLTPLCQAADYKTILLVSVDALHPDAVSKENSPNIMYLAENGAYSPFATSSNPPKTLISHTVMLTGLQPLENGKTDNAWQVGEPRVSKPTLLSAAKGRGYETCLIYSKQKLGYLKNSSTDTEIFAKDDAVEKTAEVLDTSKKQFIFLHISGLDTEGPVSGWMSEEYVDEFRFIDEQLGALFKKALKSPSVLIIVTSDHAGHDKIHGSDHPEDFKRPLAVFSSLKKITHIPDSALKIDGLKKYIEEEF from the coding sequence ATGAAAGGACTTATTTTTCTGACAGCTCTGCTCCTTCTGACACCTCTCTGCCAGGCCGCAGACTACAAAACAATTCTGCTGGTGTCCGTTGACGCACTGCACCCTGACGCAGTTTCAAAGGAAAACTCTCCTAATATAATGTATCTGGCAGAAAACGGAGCTTACAGCCCTTTTGCAACAAGCTCAAACCCTCCGAAAACGCTTATATCCCACACTGTGATGCTGACAGGCCTGCAGCCTCTGGAGAACGGAAAAACAGACAACGCCTGGCAGGTCGGGGAGCCCAGGGTCAGTAAGCCAACCCTGCTTTCCGCAGCAAAAGGCAGGGGATACGAAACCTGTCTTATATACAGCAAGCAGAAGCTGGGCTACCTTAAAAACTCATCCACTGATACGGAAATATTTGCAAAGGATGACGCTGTTGAAAAGACTGCGGAAGTCCTTGATACATCAAAAAAGCAGTTCATATTTCTTCATATAAGCGGATTGGATACCGAAGGCCCCGTTTCCGGCTGGATGTCAGAGGAATACGTTGACGAGTTCCGGTTCATTGACGAACAGCTCGGAGCACTCTTTAAAAAAGCTCTTAAAAGTCCTTCAGTCCTGATAATAGTAACATCAGACCATGCCGGACATGACAAAATACACGGATCGGACCATCCCGAAGATTTCAAACGCCCTCTTGCTGTATTTTCTTCTCTGAAAAAAATAACACATATACCGGATTCTGCTCTTAAAATTGACGGCCTGAAAAAATACATTGAGGAAGAGTTTTGA
- the phnD gene encoding phosphate/phosphite/phosphonate ABC transporter substrate-binding protein — protein sequence MLKTVALIICLFISLTVNAEQLRFGIASIVSPEESLNLYRELNDYLAGKLNKTITPVIKRDYDEMNRMIAENEVDFASVCTGALPYLNNAKIRVLAVPEMNGKHSYQSFIIANTAYGINEVKDLKGKTFAFTDRLSNSGTLYPAFLTIRTFKQAPEKVYKKIYYTKSHDKSIYLVNKGVVQAAAVDSLIFEIIRKKDPQAVKNIRVIHKSPEMISPPFVAASGMNTLTYENIKNLMLNMHKDPKGAEILKKLHVDRFVNASVSDYKVISDMKAEIDRFYSGIMQ from the coding sequence ATGTTAAAAACGGTAGCTCTCATCATCTGTCTTTTTATATCTCTGACCGTTAACGCCGAACAGCTCAGATTCGGCATCGCATCCATAGTCTCGCCGGAGGAATCACTCAACCTTTACAGAGAGCTGAACGACTATCTGGCGGGCAAACTGAATAAAACAATAACCCCTGTCATAAAGAGAGATTACGATGAAATGAACCGCATGATAGCAGAAAATGAGGTGGATTTTGCTTCAGTCTGCACAGGCGCACTGCCCTATCTCAACAATGCAAAAATAAGAGTTCTGGCCGTTCCCGAGATGAATGGAAAACACTCATATCAGTCATTCATAATTGCCAATACGGCATACGGAATCAATGAAGTTAAAGACCTCAAGGGGAAAACATTCGCATTCACCGACAGACTTTCAAACAGCGGAACCCTATATCCCGCATTCCTGACAATACGCACTTTCAAGCAGGCTCCTGAAAAGGTCTACAAGAAAATATACTACACAAAGAGCCATGATAAATCCATCTATCTGGTAAACAAAGGTGTGGTTCAGGCGGCGGCTGTTGACAGCCTTATCTTTGAGATAATAAGAAAGAAAGATCCGCAGGCGGTAAAAAATATCAGAGTGATCCATAAGTCTCCGGAAATGATATCTCCTCCTTTTGTTGCGGCCTCCGGCATGAACACTTTGACATATGAAAACATCAAGAATCTGATGCTGAATATGCACAAAGACCCTAAAGGTGCCGAAATTCTGAAAAAACTGCACGTTGACAGATTTGTGAATGCCAGCGTAAGCGACTATAAAGTAATATCGGATATGAAGGCTGAAATTGACCGCTTCTACTCAGGCATTATGCAATGA
- a CDS encoding MrcB family domain-containing protein — MSLQTALQYILKQYPKSRHTSFSNNNFGNYVRHNIPAIIMDIVNDDRYIIQGSVGKGNWSKSPWIAVFDKLITNTVQCGYYPVYLFSEDFSGFYLSLNQGVTVFKEEYRAKTKDALKAKAIDYLAQLGSLANDYKKGPIDLKHSKENSNNDLYGTASIISVYYSAYNIPDEQILIDDLRKMLKIYNYLSASDVMLLASVTQDEVSGVNSKFFEDPTKIRLHRRIERNTALSNAAKKSHGYKCQACDVDMGEIYGPIGANYIEAHHLRPISSIESKILMDPKKDFSVLCPNCHAMIHRSEYVSDVEAFKNIVLYKNTK; from the coding sequence ATGAGTTTACAAACAGCTTTGCAATATATTCTCAAACAGTATCCTAAGTCACGTCATACATCTTTCAGCAACAACAACTTTGGCAATTATGTAAGACATAATATTCCAGCAATTATTATGGACATCGTAAATGACGACAGATACATAATACAAGGTAGCGTTGGCAAAGGAAACTGGTCAAAATCACCTTGGATTGCAGTTTTTGATAAGTTAATAACGAATACTGTTCAATGTGGCTATTATCCAGTCTATCTTTTTTCAGAGGATTTTTCAGGTTTCTATTTATCTTTAAATCAAGGTGTTACAGTTTTTAAGGAAGAATATAGAGCAAAAACTAAAGACGCGTTAAAAGCAAAAGCAATTGATTATTTAGCGCAATTAGGTTCATTAGCAAATGACTATAAAAAAGGACCGATCGACCTTAAACACAGCAAAGAAAATAGTAATAATGATTTATATGGAACAGCCTCAATAATATCTGTTTATTACTCAGCCTATAATATCCCTGATGAACAAATCTTAATTGATGATCTCAGAAAGATGCTTAAGATTTATAACTATCTATCTGCAAGTGACGTCATGTTACTTGCATCTGTAACACAAGATGAAGTGAGTGGTGTTAATAGCAAATTCTTTGAAGATCCAACCAAAATAAGGCTACATAGAAGAATCGAACGCAACACAGCATTATCTAACGCTGCAAAAAAGAGTCATGGCTATAAATGCCAAGCTTGCGATGTGGACATGGGTGAAATATATGGACCAATAGGCGCTAATTATATCGAAGCTCATCATCTTAGACCTATATCATCTATAGAATCAAAAATACTAATGGACCCTAAAAAAGACTTCAGTGTTTTATGCCCCAATTGTCACGCTATGATACATCGAAGCGAATACGTTAGTGATGTCGAGGCATTCAAAAATATTGTGCTATACAAAAATACCAAATGA
- the thrS gene encoding threonine--tRNA ligase gives MNIFLPDGAKLELEAGATAFDVANTISKGLAKNALAAEVNGKLADIYAPVGDNDKVRIITEKDTEALEILRHSTAHLMAQAVQRLFKEAKVTIGPVIKDGFYYDFDMGDKKFTPEDLEAIEKEMAKISAEALPCRRREVTTAEARKEFANESYKLELLDIIGEDSVSLYTQGDFTDLCRGPHLDNTKRIKHYKLLSVAGAYWRGDENNKMLQRIYGTCWFKKEELDAYLNMLEEAKKRDHRKLGKQLKLFTIEDEVGAGFPIYLPRGGALRATLEEFERKEHLKRGYEIVYGPQILKQDLWKLSGHYDNYRENMYFTSIDDVAFGVKPMNCLSHMMVFKSEMRSYRDLPQRYFELGTVHRHEKSGVLHGLMRVRAFTQDDAHILCTPEQLNDEIIAIIDFVNDVMTIFGFEFQIEVSTRPEKFIGSEDNWEKATEALFNALKVKELPYEINEGDGAFYGPKIDIKLKDAIGRFWQCATIQVDFNLPERFDLNYIGEDGHKHRPVMLHRVILGSVDRFIGVLTEHFAGNFPFWISPVQVRVINITDAHLDYCKSLVAKLKAEGFRVDSDFRNEKVGFKIREAQLEKIPHMIIIGQKEVDENLVSVRLRSGETKNELAFSDYISVLKELDQNKTLNLWR, from the coding sequence ATGAATATATTTCTTCCCGATGGCGCAAAGCTCGAACTCGAAGCCGGTGCAACCGCTTTCGATGTGGCGAACACCATCAGCAAAGGACTGGCGAAAAACGCTCTCGCCGCAGAAGTTAACGGCAAACTTGCAGATATATACGCCCCCGTCGGCGATAATGATAAAGTCAGGATCATAACGGAAAAGGACACGGAAGCTCTGGAGATTCTCCGTCACTCAACAGCGCATCTTATGGCGCAGGCGGTTCAAAGGCTTTTCAAAGAAGCCAAAGTGACCATTGGCCCCGTTATCAAAGACGGCTTTTACTATGACTTCGATATGGGCGACAAAAAATTCACCCCCGAAGACCTTGAGGCCATCGAAAAAGAGATGGCGAAAATATCCGCCGAGGCTCTTCCCTGCCGCCGCCGTGAGGTGACAACAGCGGAAGCCAGAAAAGAGTTTGCAAACGAGAGCTACAAGCTCGAACTGCTCGACATCATCGGCGAAGACAGCGTATCGCTTTACACTCAGGGTGATTTCACCGATCTCTGCCGTGGCCCCCATCTGGACAACACCAAGCGCATAAAGCACTATAAGCTGCTTTCTGTTGCAGGTGCGTACTGGAGAGGCGACGAGAACAACAAGATGCTTCAGCGTATCTACGGTACTTGCTGGTTCAAAAAAGAGGAGCTTGACGCTTATCTGAACATGCTGGAAGAGGCCAAGAAGCGTGACCACCGCAAGCTGGGCAAACAGCTGAAACTCTTCACCATTGAGGACGAGGTCGGCGCAGGTTTCCCCATCTATCTTCCCCGTGGCGGCGCACTGCGTGCCACCCTTGAGGAGTTTGAGCGCAAAGAGCACCTTAAACGCGGATACGAGATCGTATACGGCCCCCAGATTCTGAAGCAGGATCTCTGGAAACTCTCCGGCCACTACGATAACTACCGTGAGAACATGTATTTTACATCCATCGACGATGTGGCGTTCGGCGTTAAGCCCATGAACTGCCTGTCGCACATGATGGTTTTCAAATCTGAGATGAGAAGCTACCGTGATCTTCCTCAGAGATATTTTGAGCTGGGAACCGTACACCGCCATGAGAAATCCGGCGTTCTTCACGGTCTGATGCGTGTGCGTGCGTTCACACAGGACGACGCCCACATCCTCTGCACCCCTGAGCAGCTGAACGACGAGATCATCGCCATCATCGACTTTGTCAACGATGTAATGACCATCTTCGGTTTCGAGTTCCAGATCGAGGTTTCAACCCGTCCGGAAAAATTCATCGGCTCCGAGGACAACTGGGAGAAAGCCACTGAGGCTCTCTTCAATGCTCTGAAAGTTAAAGAACTTCCCTATGAGATAAACGAGGGCGACGGCGCCTTCTACGGGCCGAAGATTGATATCAAGCTGAAAGATGCCATCGGCCGTTTCTGGCAGTGCGCGACAATTCAGGTGGATTTCAACCTGCCCGAGCGTTTCGACCTGAACTACATAGGCGAAGACGGCCATAAGCACAGACCCGTTATGCTCCACAGGGTTATTCTGGGTTCTGTGGACAGATTCATAGGCGTTCTGACAGAACACTTTGCGGGTAATTTCCCCTTCTGGATATCACCCGTTCAGGTGAGAGTGATAAATATTACCGATGCACATCTTGACTACTGCAAGTCACTTGTGGCAAAATTGAAGGCTGAAGGCTTCAGGGTCGATTCCGACTTCCGCAACGAGAAGGTCGGCTTCAAGATCCGTGAGGCGCAGCTCGAAAAGATACCTCACATGATAATCATCGGTCAGAAAGAGGTTGATGAGAATCTGGTTTCAGTACGACTTCGCAGTGGCGAAACTAAAAATGAGCTTGCTTTTTCTGACTACATTAGTGTATTAAAAGAGCTTGACCAAAATAAGACATTAAACCTCTGGAGGTGA
- the infC gene encoding translation initiation factor IF-3, which translates to MKVGGKFGPVADKERINEAIPHKEVRLVLDDGTQFGVCTIDEALKQAEKAGMDLVEVAPTAKPPVCRVMDYGKFKFEKEKKDREARKKQRQNQVDTKEVKFRPKIEEHDYNVKLKAVRKFLEAGDKVKVVLRYRGREMMFQEAGMELLNKVKADVADVGVVDQKPEMMGKQQIMMISPTASPAGN; encoded by the coding sequence ATAAAGGTCGGTGGCAAATTCGGTCCCGTAGCGGACAAAGAACGGATTAACGAAGCTATTCCCCATAAAGAGGTAAGGCTTGTTTTGGATGATGGCACACAGTTTGGTGTGTGCACAATTGACGAGGCTCTCAAGCAGGCTGAAAAAGCCGGAATGGATCTCGTTGAAGTTGCCCCCACGGCAAAACCCCCTGTCTGCCGTGTCATGGACTACGGCAAGTTCAAGTTTGAAAAAGAGAAAAAGGACAGGGAAGCCAGAAAGAAGCAACGCCAGAATCAGGTGGATACTAAGGAAGTAAAATTCCGCCCGAAAATCGAGGAACACGACTATAACGTCAAGCTGAAGGCCGTTAGAAAGTTCCTTGAAGCCGGAGACAAGGTCAAAGTTGTCCTTCGATACAGAGGACGCGAGATGATGTTTCAGGAAGCGGGAATGGAATTACTTAATAAAGTCAAGGCAGACGTCGCAGACGTTGGTGTCGTTGACCAGAAACCAGAGATGATGGGTAAACAGCAAATCATGATGATTTCACCTACTGCATCTCCGGCTGGAAACTAA
- the rpmI gene encoding 50S ribosomal protein L35: MPKMKTHKGAAKRFKVTGSGKVTAKKSGLRHILTKKTTKRKRSLRQTTVLQGKDAQNVKVLLPYL, encoded by the coding sequence ATGCCGAAAATGAAGACCCACAAGGGCGCCGCAAAAAGGTTTAAAGTTACCGGAAGCGGCAAAGTAACAGCAAAGAAGAGTGGTCTGAGACACATTCTCACTAAAAAGACCACAAAACGCAAACGCTCACTGCGCCAGACAACCGTCCTTCAAGGAAAGGATGCGCAGAACGTAAAAGTTTTGCTGCCCTATCTGTAA
- the rplT gene encoding 50S ribosomal protein L20: MPRAKGGYKTRRRRKEWLKRSKGFRGQINNVYKKSREAVERALNFAFAGRKLKKRDFRKLWIIRINAAVRQHGLSYSVFMGGLKKLGIELDRKVLADMAVKSPAEFEQLCKQVKA; encoded by the coding sequence GTGCCAAGAGCGAAAGGCGGGTATAAAACCCGCAGAAGAAGAAAAGAGTGGCTGAAACGCTCCAAAGGTTTCAGAGGACAGATTAACAATGTCTACAAAAAGAGCCGTGAGGCAGTAGAGCGTGCGCTCAACTTTGCCTTCGCAGGCAGAAAGCTTAAGAAACGTGATTTCAGAAAACTGTGGATCATCCGTATCAATGCCGCAGTTCGCCAACACGGACTCAGCTACAGTGTGTTTATGGGCGGCCTGAAAAAACTCGGTATCGAGCTGGACAGAAAAGTCCTTGCCGACATGGCGGTTAAAAGCCCCGCCGAATTCGAGCAGCTTTGCAAGCAGGTTAAAGCCTGA
- the pheS gene encoding phenylalanine--tRNA ligase subunit alpha, with protein MQVDLQTIRQFEQEIAQASSTQQLYEVKVKYLGKKGIISELSKQLKDVPNDQKKEFGMMIGELRSSFESQYEVQEKKLAQAELSAKLTGESLDITMSGLPMNSGSIHPIMSVYYEIVNIFTSMGFEVAVGPEAELDLFNFEMLNIPKEHPARDMQDTFYISEDILLRTHTSPVQARTMQSQQPPIKIIAPGKVYRCDYDLTHTPMFHQVEGLLVDKDVTFGDLKGTLTEFIQRMFGKDIPVRFRPSFFPFTEPSAEVDMGCVICGCKGCRVCKGTGWLEILGCGMVNNEVFKHAGYDTDIYRGFAFGMGIERITMLKYGIGDLRSFFENNLKFLRQF; from the coding sequence ATGCAAGTCGATTTACAGACCATCAGGCAATTCGAACAGGAGATAGCGCAGGCTTCCTCCACCCAGCAGCTTTATGAGGTAAAGGTCAAATACCTCGGCAAAAAAGGAATCATCAGCGAACTGAGCAAACAGCTTAAAGACGTTCCCAACGATCAGAAAAAAGAGTTCGGAATGATGATCGGCGAACTTCGCAGCTCTTTTGAGTCGCAGTATGAAGTTCAGGAGAAAAAACTGGCTCAGGCGGAGCTTTCCGCAAAGCTTACAGGCGAATCACTGGACATAACCATGTCCGGTCTGCCCATGAACAGCGGAAGCATTCACCCCATCATGTCCGTTTACTATGAAATAGTTAATATATTTACTTCAATGGGTTTCGAAGTGGCAGTGGGCCCCGAAGCGGAGCTTGACCTGTTTAACTTCGAAATGCTGAACATCCCCAAAGAACACCCCGCAAGGGACATGCAGGATACCTTCTATATATCAGAGGATATTCTGCTGCGCACACATACTTCACCTGTTCAGGCAAGAACTATGCAGTCCCAGCAGCCGCCTATTAAAATCATCGCTCCCGGCAAAGTTTACAGATGCGACTATGACCTGACACACACTCCGATGTTCCATCAGGTTGAGGGGCTTCTGGTTGATAAAGATGTGACCTTCGGCGACCTTAAAGGAACGCTGACAGAGTTCATCCAGCGCATGTTCGGAAAAGATATTCCCGTTCGTTTCCGTCCCAGCTTCTTCCCGTTCACCGAGCCCAGCGCAGAGGTTGACATGGGTTGCGTTATCTGCGGATGCAAGGGATGCCGAGTGTGTAAAGGCACAGGCTGGCTTGAGATCCTTGGCTGCGGAATGGTGAACAACGAAGTGTTCAAACACGCAGGTTACGACACCGACATATACAGAGGCTTCGCCTTCGGAATGGGCATCGAGCGTATCACCATGCTGAAATACGGCATCGGCGACCTTCGCTCATTCTTTGAAAACAACCTGAAATTCTTAAGGCAGTTTTAA